The Thiorhodovibrio litoralis genome includes a window with the following:
- the thiC gene encoding phosphomethylpyrimidine synthase ThiC has translation MNAPPRTLPADFVATSTRLSAEVTRPFPASRRVWVQGSRPDLRVPLREVVQTPTETNQGPEDNPPIPVYDTSGPYTDPDATIDLLRGLPDVRDAWIAERGDTEQLGGPSSTFGQGRLQDPSLDHLRFEHRRAPRRAKPGQNVTQMHYARQGIITPEMEYVALRENLKLDELRADPRYEKLLRQHRGEAFGANLPETITPEFVRDEVARGRAIIPANINHPELEPMIIGRNFRVKINTNIGNSALSSSIAEEVEKMVWSARWGGDTLMDLSTGKNIHETREWILRNAPVPIGTVPIYQALEKVDGRPEELTWELFRDTLIEQAEQGVDYFTIHAGVLLRYVPLTADRVTGIVSRGGSILAKWCLAHHQENFLYTHFRDICDIMAAYDVAFSLGDGLRPGSLADANDRAQFAELETLGELTKIAWERDVQVMIEGPGHVPLQMVQENVTKELADCYEAPFYTLGPIITDIAPAYDHITSAIGAANIGWYGTAMLCYVTPKEHLGLPDKQDVRDGIIAYRIAAHGADLAKGLPGAQVQDNAMSKARFEFRWEDQFNLALDPERAHEFHDQTLPHDSHKVAHFCSMCGPQFCSMKITQDVREYAKAHALSDETRALDAGLEEKAAEFRNTGGEIYKPV, from the coding sequence ATGAACGCCCCGCCCCGCACTCTTCCCGCCGATTTTGTCGCTACCAGCACGCGCCTGTCCGCCGAGGTGACGCGGCCCTTTCCGGCCTCCCGCCGCGTCTGGGTGCAAGGCTCGCGGCCCGATCTGCGCGTGCCGCTGCGCGAGGTCGTGCAGACACCAACCGAGACCAATCAGGGACCGGAAGACAATCCGCCCATCCCGGTCTATGACACCTCCGGCCCCTACACCGACCCGGACGCGACCATCGACCTGCTGCGCGGCCTGCCCGATGTGCGCGACGCATGGATTGCCGAGCGCGGCGACACCGAGCAGCTTGGGGGACCGAGTTCCACCTTCGGCCAGGGTCGTCTTCAGGACCCGTCGCTCGATCACCTGCGCTTCGAGCATCGCCGCGCGCCGCGCCGCGCCAAACCTGGGCAGAATGTCACCCAGATGCACTACGCGCGCCAGGGGATCATCACGCCAGAGATGGAATATGTCGCCCTGCGCGAAAATCTAAAGCTCGATGAGCTGCGCGCCGACCCGCGTTACGAGAAGCTCCTGCGCCAGCATCGCGGCGAGGCCTTCGGGGCCAATTTGCCCGAGACCATCACGCCGGAGTTCGTGCGCGACGAGGTCGCCCGCGGTCGCGCCATCATCCCGGCCAATATCAACCACCCCGAACTCGAGCCCATGATCATCGGGCGCAACTTCCGGGTGAAGATCAACACCAACATCGGCAACTCTGCCTTGAGCTCCAGCATCGCCGAGGAAGTCGAGAAGATGGTCTGGTCCGCGCGCTGGGGCGGCGACACCCTGATGGACCTGTCGACGGGTAAGAACATCCATGAGACCCGCGAATGGATTCTGCGCAACGCGCCTGTCCCAATTGGCACCGTGCCCATCTACCAGGCGCTCGAGAAGGTCGACGGCCGCCCGGAAGAACTCACCTGGGAGCTGTTCCGCGACACCCTGATCGAACAGGCCGAACAAGGGGTGGACTACTTCACCATCCACGCCGGGGTGCTGCTACGCTACGTCCCGCTCACCGCCGACCGGGTCACTGGCATCGTCTCGCGCGGAGGCTCCATCCTGGCGAAATGGTGCCTGGCGCATCATCAGGAGAACTTTCTTTACACCCATTTTCGCGACATCTGCGACATCATGGCCGCCTATGATGTCGCTTTCAGCTTGGGCGATGGCCTGCGCCCCGGCAGCCTGGCCGACGCCAACGACCGCGCCCAGTTCGCCGAGCTGGAAACCCTGGGCGAGCTGACCAAGATCGCCTGGGAACGCGACGTGCAGGTCATGATCGAGGGCCCCGGCCACGTGCCCCTGCAGATGGTCCAAGAGAATGTCACCAAAGAGCTCGCCGACTGCTACGAGGCGCCATTTTACACGCTCGGCCCCATCATCACCGATATCGCGCCGGCCTATGACCACATTACCTCCGCCATCGGCGCGGCCAACATCGGCTGGTATGGCACCGCCATGCTCTGTTACGTCACCCCCAAGGAGCACCTCGGCCTGCCCGACAAGCAGGACGTGCGCGACGGCATCATCGCCTACCGCATCGCCGCGCATGGCGCGGACCTGGCCAAGGGCCTGCCGGGCGCCCAAGTGCAGGACAACGCCATGAGCAAGGCGCGCTTCGAGTTCCGCTGGGAAGATCAATTTAACCTGGCGCTCGACCCCGAGCGCGCGCATGAGTTTCACGACCAGACCCTGCCGCACGACTCGCACAAGGTCGCGCATTTCTGCTCCATGTGCGGCCCGCAGTTCTGCTCGATGAAAATCACCCAGGACGTGCGCGAGTACGCCAAGGCCCACGCCCTGAGCGACGAAACCCGCGCCCTGGATGCGGGGCTGGAAGAGAAGGCTGCGGAATTTCGGAACACCGGCGGGGAAATCTACAAGCCGGTTTGA
- a CDS encoding LemA family protein, whose amino-acid sequence MIALIVILVILALMAFWGMAAYNGLIAARNNVGNAFSQIDVQLQRRHDLIPNLVESVKGYMKHEQETLNQVISARAAAQQAQIQVKGDPTDGAAMATLAGAETALGGALGRLFALAENYPDLKANQNMLMLQEELSSTENKVSFSRQAFNDAVLNYNNRLQSFPVNLFAANFNFKQAQMWEMEDTAAREVPKISF is encoded by the coding sequence ATGATCGCACTCATTGTCATTCTGGTTATTTTGGCGCTGATGGCGTTTTGGGGGATGGCGGCCTACAACGGGTTGATCGCCGCTCGCAACAATGTCGGCAATGCTTTTTCGCAGATCGACGTCCAGCTGCAGCGCCGGCATGATTTGATCCCGAATCTGGTCGAGTCAGTCAAGGGCTACATGAAGCATGAGCAGGAGACGCTGAATCAGGTGATTTCCGCGCGCGCAGCGGCGCAGCAGGCGCAGATACAGGTGAAGGGCGACCCGACCGATGGCGCCGCCATGGCGACACTGGCCGGTGCTGAGACGGCTCTCGGCGGGGCGCTTGGGCGGCTGTTTGCGCTGGCCGAGAATTATCCGGACCTGAAGGCCAATCAGAACATGCTGATGCTGCAGGAGGAGCTCTCAAGCACCGAGAACAAGGTCTCCTTCTCGCGCCAGGCGTTCAACGACGCGGTGCTGAATTACAACAATCGCCTGCAATCCTTCCCGGTTAACCTGTTTGCCGCTAATTTCAACTTCAAGCAGGCGCAGATGTGGGAAATGGAAGACACCGCCGCGCGCGAGGTGCCCAAGATCAGCTTCTGA
- a CDS encoding M48 family metalloprotease: MDFFAAQARARTNTRLLMLYFGLALLVITLGVYVLALLLVASASDGNFSASGELPRLLWWRPGVLMTVLVGVGLVVGGGSLVKIALLRRAGGAGVAESLGGRRVERDTTDFAERRLLNLVEEMSLAAGMPVPQVYVLDKETGINAFAAGFSPNEAVVAVTRGCLERFNRDELQAVIGHEMSHIVHGDMSLNLRLMGVIFGLLMLWMLGRWLFALAPRRGSGNKNQGNQLVLFGLGLLILGAVGLFFGRLIQAAASRQREYLADASAVQFTRNPLGLRDALIKIARAGSGFATPAAEQASHLFFADGVGRALKGGKRAPRRVQQRSGWLATHPPLLQRIQRLDPHVDAESLLGASPIPSQVAPQTASQTAGSAGMSGRVASLDSDAGMVAGFAAGQSASGPLVAQESTAVHRGLPPGEFPNEPLGGQKGELQAEPQAADLVESAGQLDGGHLAYVQYLLAQIPPALQQAAHQPASAAVLVRALFCLSRPEQGEQRIRALAQPSDGALAEQVRQLSALPAQTQLLLFDLAMPSVAALSKPDRHALLQVLGQLAQPDLDAGLFDLLLLVRLYAGASEDGESVGAESGSDAKALRSGNQGAAMNLLFSGLALAAGSGPDSERAFAVACERAPVPYAWRLLPGAQLTPGALIGACRRLARLHPERKRALVGACEAAVIENSSVSLAEGQLLRVICALLAVPVPPLLPGQLRYLASAESVEWPLRLSL, translated from the coding sequence ATGGACTTCTTCGCTGCACAGGCGCGGGCGCGCACCAACACTCGGCTGCTGATGCTTTACTTCGGCCTGGCGCTGCTGGTCATCACACTTGGCGTTTATGTCTTGGCGCTGTTGCTAGTTGCCAGCGCATCAGATGGCAATTTCAGCGCAAGCGGCGAGTTGCCGCGCTTGCTCTGGTGGCGCCCGGGTGTGCTGATGACGGTTCTGGTCGGTGTCGGGCTGGTTGTTGGCGGCGGAAGTCTGGTCAAGATCGCCCTATTGCGTCGCGCCGGCGGTGCCGGCGTGGCCGAGTCGCTGGGCGGGCGGCGGGTAGAGCGCGACACCACGGATTTTGCTGAGCGGCGCCTGCTGAATCTGGTCGAGGAAATGTCGCTGGCCGCCGGCATGCCGGTGCCGCAGGTTTATGTACTCGACAAGGAAACGGGTATTAACGCCTTTGCTGCCGGTTTTTCCCCAAATGAGGCCGTGGTGGCCGTGACCCGCGGCTGCCTGGAGCGATTCAACCGCGATGAGCTCCAGGCGGTGATCGGCCATGAGATGAGTCATATCGTTCATGGCGACATGTCCCTGAATCTGCGCCTGATGGGGGTGATCTTCGGGCTGCTGATGCTGTGGATGCTCGGGCGCTGGTTGTTCGCGCTCGCGCCAAGGCGCGGCAGCGGGAACAAAAACCAGGGCAATCAGCTGGTCCTCTTTGGTCTCGGGTTGTTGATTCTGGGTGCTGTGGGTTTGTTCTTCGGGCGGTTAATTCAGGCCGCCGCCTCGCGCCAGCGGGAATATCTCGCCGATGCCTCCGCGGTGCAATTCACCCGTAATCCACTCGGGTTACGGGACGCGCTGATCAAGATCGCCCGCGCCGGCTCCGGGTTCGCGACCCCCGCAGCCGAGCAGGCGAGTCATTTGTTCTTTGCCGATGGTGTCGGTCGGGCGCTCAAGGGCGGTAAGCGCGCGCCGCGCCGCGTCCAGCAGCGCTCCGGCTGGCTCGCCACGCACCCGCCGCTGCTGCAACGCATTCAGCGGCTCGATCCGCATGTTGATGCGGAGAGCCTGTTGGGTGCTTCCCCAATACCCTCCCAAGTAGCCCCCCAGACAGCCTCCCAGACAGCCGGTTCCGCCGGGATGTCGGGCAGGGTTGCGTCCCTCGATTCCGATGCTGGCATGGTGGCTGGTTTCGCTGCCGGTCAGTCGGCGTCCGGGCCCTTGGTTGCGCAAGAGTCCACCGCCGTGCATCGCGGCCTACCTCCCGGTGAGTTCCCGAATGAGCCCCTCGGCGGGCAGAAGGGCGAGCTTCAGGCCGAACCCCAGGCTGCCGACTTGGTGGAGAGCGCCGGGCAGCTTGATGGTGGGCATCTGGCCTATGTGCAGTATCTGCTCGCACAGATCCCGCCAGCGCTGCAGCAGGCAGCGCATCAGCCAGCATCAGCGGCTGTTCTCGTCCGTGCCTTGTTCTGTCTGAGTCGCCCGGAGCAGGGCGAACAGCGCATCCGGGCACTGGCGCAACCGAGCGATGGTGCCTTGGCCGAGCAGGTGCGCCAGCTCTCGGCGCTGCCGGCGCAGACGCAGTTGCTGCTGTTCGATCTGGCCATGCCAAGTGTCGCGGCGCTGTCAAAGCCTGATCGTCATGCGCTGTTGCAGGTGCTCGGTCAGCTGGCGCAGCCGGATCTCGATGCGGGTCTGTTCGACCTGCTGCTCTTGGTCAGGCTCTATGCGGGCGCCTCCGAGGATGGGGAGTCCGTTGGTGCTGAATCAGGCTCCGATGCCAAGGCGCTGCGCAGCGGCAATCAGGGGGCGGCGATGAATCTGCTGTTCTCTGGCTTGGCGCTCGCGGCTGGCAGCGGGCCGGACAGCGAGCGCGCCTTCGCGGTGGCCTGTGAGCGGGCGCCGGTGCCTTACGCCTGGCGTCTGCTGCCTGGCGCTCAGCTCACGCCTGGCGCATTGATCGGCGCCTGTCGGCGTCTGGCGCGGCTGCACCCAGAGCGCAAGCGCGCGCTAGTGGGCGCCTGCGAGGCGGCAGTGATCGAAAACAGCAGCGTCAGTCTGGCCGAGGGGCAACTGCTGCGCGTGATCTGCGCGCTGCTTGCTGTGCCTGTGCCGCCATTGCTGCCGGGTCAGTTGCGCTATCTCGCGTCTGCGGAGTCGGTTGAATGGCCGTTGCGCCTGAGTCTGTAG
- a CDS encoding ATP-binding protein has protein sequence MAVAPESVASATGTPSQPSKTRRLSAKWTYFSAVLGAAAVLCFIALFALYQLREDALENGYATAETYARAFEDFVTQTFNLTELLAARQDWATVMADQTAAEREQTLSAAILHVPSMRSLSLGTGGRIVASSNADNLGLEIDCRSFLPLSQQLGLLRLGPPWTGRDFAGARESTPLAPISGTALAFLPLCYRLEAGRGLKLLGALNPDFLIQHFDQALPLDRGQVELLRIDGRRLLSTDPAQPMGDVSPHAVPTAGVGSGHFGRFAPTSSSDGLLSVYRSSSLYPVVVLVHLDRARVLDNFRRTEAIVLAVIVPTLAVFLVLAVRYSRQRDKEFELRLSMAQAQRANQAKSAFLANMSHEIRTPMNAILGMSWLALQTPLAPQQRDYVLQIERAGKALLGIINDVLDLSKVEAGKLVIERAPFRIGDVIADLETQIGFLAREKRIDFQVAVRADIDRPVLGDPLRLRQVLTNLVGNAIKFTPEQGRVSLEVTAPDAPAARGQRPYCFAVRDSGIGMSAEQLKLLFQPFTQAEASTARRYGGTGLGLSISQRLARLMGGRIEVESTPGQGSCFRLLLELEPAAEEAQSAGSDALSSGSVFPEMPDSRVLGAEISAVDQQVLTGARLLLVDDNAVNRQVAMGMLATLGIQPEQAANGAEAIAQAERMLSESGGIDVILMDVQMPDIDGDEVTRQLRTRAAFAQVPIIAMTAYAMRSERERCLAAGMNDHLAKPIDIAGLKRVIARWVLPALARPGETEADSGSGNAGSSGASVPAAVAESAGGPTIAGIDLADGAYRFGQDAELFLSVLRESGSSVLAHHGKLEQLLSSQDVAGAQALVHTVKGMAANVSARRLHLAAARLEALLTPERLNASDAVSAQQEYSRAYDEVKAGLSALLERQEEQSG, from the coding sequence ATGGCCGTTGCGCCTGAGTCTGTAGCGAGCGCCACCGGCACGCCATCGCAGCCCTCCAAGACCCGCCGCCTGTCGGCGAAGTGGACCTATTTTTCCGCGGTGCTTGGCGCGGCTGCGGTGCTGTGCTTTATTGCGTTATTCGCGCTCTATCAGTTGCGCGAGGATGCACTGGAGAACGGCTACGCGACGGCAGAGACCTACGCCCGCGCCTTTGAAGACTTCGTCACCCAGACATTCAATCTCACCGAACTGCTGGCGGCGCGGCAGGATTGGGCCACTGTGATGGCGGATCAGACTGCAGCCGAGCGCGAGCAGACGCTGAGCGCGGCCATTTTGCATGTGCCGAGCATGCGCTCGCTGTCGCTAGGAACAGGGGGCCGGATTGTCGCAAGTTCCAATGCCGATAACCTGGGATTGGAGATCGATTGCCGCTCTTTCCTGCCGCTCAGCCAGCAGCTCGGGCTGCTGCGCCTGGGGCCGCCCTGGACTGGACGCGACTTCGCCGGTGCTCGGGAATCGACGCCGCTCGCGCCGATTTCCGGAACCGCGCTGGCTTTTCTGCCGCTGTGCTATCGGCTTGAGGCCGGGCGAGGGCTGAAGCTGCTTGGCGCGCTGAACCCGGACTTCCTGATCCAGCATTTCGACCAGGCATTGCCGCTCGACAGGGGGCAGGTGGAACTGCTGCGCATCGACGGCCGGCGCCTGCTCAGCACCGATCCGGCCCAGCCCATGGGCGACGTCAGCCCGCATGCGGTGCCGACGGCTGGGGTAGGAAGCGGGCATTTCGGGCGCTTCGCCCCGACGTCCTCCAGTGACGGGCTGCTGTCCGTCTACCGCTCCTCGTCGCTCTATCCGGTGGTGGTGCTGGTGCATCTGGATCGGGCGCGCGTGCTGGATAATTTTCGCCGCACCGAGGCCATTGTGCTGGCCGTTATCGTGCCGACGCTGGCGGTCTTTCTGGTGCTCGCGGTGCGTTATTCACGCCAGCGGGACAAGGAGTTTGAGCTGCGGCTGAGTATGGCGCAGGCGCAGCGGGCGAACCAGGCCAAGAGTGCCTTTCTGGCCAACATGAGCCATGAGATCCGCACGCCGATGAATGCCATTCTGGGCATGAGCTGGCTGGCGCTGCAGACACCGCTGGCACCCCAGCAACGCGACTATGTGCTGCAGATTGAGCGCGCCGGCAAGGCGCTGCTCGGCATCATCAATGACGTGCTCGACCTGTCCAAGGTCGAAGCCGGCAAGCTCGTTATCGAGCGCGCACCCTTTCGCATCGGCGATGTGATTGCCGATCTCGAAACCCAGATCGGCTTTCTGGCGCGCGAGAAACGGATCGACTTCCAGGTCGCGGTGCGGGCGGATATCGACCGCCCAGTGCTTGGTGATCCGCTGCGGCTGCGCCAAGTGCTGACCAATCTGGTCGGCAATGCCATCAAGTTCACCCCCGAGCAGGGGCGGGTCAGCCTTGAGGTGACAGCTCCGGATGCGCCCGCAGCGCGGGGCCAGCGGCCCTATTGCTTTGCGGTGCGCGACTCAGGCATCGGCATGAGCGCCGAGCAGCTCAAGCTTTTGTTTCAGCCCTTTACCCAGGCCGAGGCGTCGACGGCCAGGCGCTATGGTGGCACCGGCCTGGGCTTGAGCATCAGCCAGCGCCTGGCGCGCCTGATGGGTGGGCGCATTGAGGTCGAGAGCACGCCGGGCCAGGGTAGCTGCTTTCGCCTGCTGCTTGAGCTCGAGCCGGCTGCTGAAGAAGCGCAGAGTGCTGGGTCCGATGCGCTGTCATCCGGGAGCGTGTTCCCCGAGATGCCGGATTCCCGGGTGTTGGGCGCCGAGATCTCGGCTGTCGACCAGCAGGTGCTGACCGGCGCCAGATTGCTGCTAGTCGATGACAATGCGGTCAACCGCCAAGTGGCGATGGGGATGCTGGCGACCCTCGGTATTCAGCCGGAGCAGGCCGCCAATGGGGCCGAGGCCATCGCACAGGCCGAGCGCATGCTGTCCGAGTCAGGCGGTATCGACGTCATCCTGATGGACGTGCAAATGCCGGATATTGATGGCGACGAGGTGACGCGCCAGCTGCGAACGCGCGCAGCCTTCGCGCAGGTGCCCATCATCGCGATGACGGCCTATGCCATGCGCAGCGAGCGCGAGCGCTGTCTCGCAGCCGGCATGAACGATCATCTCGCCAAGCCAATCGACATCGCGGGGCTGAAACGGGTCATCGCGCGCTGGGTCCTGCCCGCGCTGGCGCGACCTGGCGAGACTGAGGCTGATTCCGGTTCCGGTAACGCCGGTTCATCAGGAGCCTCGGTGCCGGCGGCAGTAGCTGAGTCGGCAGGCGGGCCGACGATCGCCGGTATCGACCTGGCCGATGGGGCCTACCGTTTCGGACAGGATGCCGAGCTGTTCCTGTCGGTGCTGCGTGAGAGCGGCTCGTCCGTCCTTGCCCACCATGGCAAGCTTGAACAGCTGCTTTCGAGTCAGGATGTCGCAGGCGCGCAAGCCCTGGTGCATACCGTAAAAGGCATGGCAGCGAACGTGTCGGCGCGGCGGCTGCATTTGGCGGCGGCTCGACTCGAGGCGTTGCTGACGCCCGAGCGGTTGAATGCTTCTGATGCGGTATCGGCGCAACAGGAATATAGCCGCGCTTACGATGAGGTCAAAGCCGGACTCAGCGCGTTGCTGGAACGGCAGGAGGAGCAAAGCGGATGA
- a CDS encoding ABC transporter substrate-binding protein — protein MMNGRTLGWRLWLLTGLIVMLCSPVVAAENRLEQIVASGRVRVCIWPEYYGITFRDPRTQSLSGIDYEMAQALGDDLGVEVELVDSSFAELIADIEQDRCDVAMFAIGITPERERQLRFTTPHLASDIYAVTTKANRRIGDWDDIDREGVVVAVAKGTLHEPIMRQRLERATLKVFDTPFAREQEVRSGRADVFMTDYPYGKKMLDTVDWARLIAPGAEFHITPYAYALKPGDDAWHARMQDFVQTIKQDGRLAAAAERNGLSLLLAKDQEKDDLGSVPIDPQGD, from the coding sequence ATGATGAATGGACGGACGCTGGGATGGCGTTTGTGGCTGCTGACGGGGCTGATTGTGATGCTGTGTTCGCCTGTGGTAGCAGCCGAGAATCGCCTTGAGCAGATCGTCGCAAGCGGTCGCGTGCGGGTGTGCATTTGGCCTGAATACTATGGCATCACCTTCCGCGATCCGCGCACGCAGTCGCTCTCTGGTATCGATTACGAGATGGCACAAGCGCTCGGGGACGATCTCGGCGTTGAGGTGGAGTTGGTCGACAGCAGCTTTGCCGAGCTGATCGCGGACATTGAGCAGGACCGCTGCGATGTCGCTATGTTTGCCATCGGCATCACGCCGGAGCGCGAGCGCCAGCTGCGCTTTACCACGCCGCATCTGGCCAGTGATATCTACGCCGTGACCACCAAGGCCAATCGGCGCATCGGCGACTGGGACGATATCGACCGCGAAGGCGTGGTGGTTGCTGTGGCCAAGGGCACCCTGCATGAGCCCATCATGCGCCAGCGGCTTGAGCGCGCGACGCTAAAAGTATTTGACACTCCCTTCGCGCGCGAGCAGGAGGTGCGTTCCGGTCGCGCCGATGTGTTTATGACGGACTATCCCTACGGCAAGAAGATGCTCGACACCGTCGACTGGGCGCGGCTGATCGCGCCGGGGGCCGAGTTTCATATCACGCCTTACGCCTATGCACTCAAACCCGGCGATGATGCCTGGCATGCGCGTATGCAAGACTTTGTGCAAACCATCAAGCAGGACGGTCGCCTGGCCGCAGCAGCGGAAAGAAATGGCTTGTCGCTGCTGTTGGCGAAGGATCAGGAGAAAGATGACCTCGGCTCTGTACCCATCGACCCGCAAGGGGACTGA
- a CDS encoding transposase has translation MSATTNQVTAFFCKAKDSNTMIDLIELLFNQHIDKSRIYITWDAASWHNSNKLVSWLDGFNEVTIKMETGPIIEFIPLPACAQFLDVIESVFGIMKKAVIHHSDYANEQEMKIAISRHFDERNEYFKNNPRRAGKKIWELDFFSDYGSLASGNYKEW, from the coding sequence TTGAGCGCGACCACCAATCAAGTCACTGCCTTTTTCTGCAAGGCGAAAGATTCCAATACGATGATTGACTTGATCGAACTCTTGTTTAATCAGCATATTGACAAGTCCCGAATCTACATTACATGGGACGCTGCTTCTTGGCATAATTCTAATAAACTTGTTTCATGGCTTGATGGGTTCAACGAAGTTACTATAAAAATGGAAACTGGACCGATAATCGAGTTTATCCCGCTGCCCGCGTGTGCCCAATTCCTAGATGTGATCGAATCGGTATTTGGAATCATGAAGAAGGCCGTCATTCACCATTCGGATTATGCCAACGAACAAGAGATGAAAATCGCTATTTCCCGGCATTTTGACGAGAGGAATGAATACTTTAAGAACAATCCTAGGAGAGCAGGCAAGAAGATATGGGAACTCGATTTTTTCAGTGACTATGGTTCGCTTGCAAGCGGGAACTATAAGGAATGGTGA
- a CDS encoding DUF4338 domain-containing protein: MDQAIPSRLCGRPFNETDLARIRQEIALAQPPLRAEIARRVCRALEWTDIQGRPKLMSARVGLLRLHRAGLIVLPPPTCGNGNGRRFVPRPESRPEPIPVSVPLRALSGLRLARVDDRRASQLWNGLIERYHYLGYSPLPGAQLRYLIQWDGGLLGAIGFGAAAWKVAARDRWIGWTPAQRQAHLGRVLNNARFLILPWVQVKHLASKVLSLAARQVSVDFPARYGERLVLLETFVETPRFAGTCYRAANWHDLGETTGRGKCDRTHRAALPRKAIYVYPLAADFRAALGVVA; encoded by the coding sequence ATGGACCAAGCGATTCCAAGCCGTTTATGTGGGCGCCCTTTCAACGAGACCGACTTAGCGCGCATTCGCCAGGAGATCGCGCTGGCGCAGCCGCCGCTGCGCGCGGAGATCGCTCGGCGGGTGTGCCGCGCGCTGGAGTGGACCGATATCCAAGGCCGCCCCAAGCTCATGAGTGCCCGGGTGGGACTGCTGCGGTTGCATCGTGCCGGGCTCATTGTGCTGCCGCCACCGACCTGCGGCAATGGCAATGGGCGGCGCTTCGTCCCGCGCCCCGAGTCCCGGCCCGAACCGATCCCAGTGTCCGTCCCGCTGCGCGCGCTCAGCGGCTTGCGCCTGGCGCGCGTTGATGATCGAAGGGCCTCGCAATTATGGAACGGCCTGATCGAGCGCTACCACTACCTCGGCTACAGTCCCCTGCCTGGTGCGCAGCTGCGCTACCTGATCCAGTGGGATGGCGGTCTGCTCGGCGCCATCGGCTTTGGCGCGGCGGCCTGGAAAGTCGCTGCCCGCGACCGCTGGATTGGCTGGACGCCCGCGCAGCGCCAAGCACACCTGGGACGGGTGCTCAACAACGCCCGCTTCCTCATCCTGCCCTGGGTGCAGGTCAAACACCTCGCCTCCAAGGTGCTGTCCTTGGCCGCGCGGCAAGTCAGTGTCGACTTTCCCGCCCGCTATGGCGAGCGTCTGGTGCTGCTGGAGACCTTTGTCGAGACCCCACGCTTTGCCGGGACCTGTTACCGTGCCGCCAACTGGCACGACTTGGGCGAAACCACCGGGCGCGGCAAGTGCGACCGCACCCATCGGGCCGCGCTGCCGCGCAAGGCGATCTATGTCTACCCGCTGGCGGCGGACTTCCGCGCCGCCCTGGGGGTGGTGGCATGA
- a CDS encoding IS4 family transposase has protein sequence MIALASELQDISLGDKRLNHRAQQVLETLGAKPTQSIPGACNGWYETRAAYRFFDHPTVTAEQILAPHFACTEERLREHPRVLCIQDTSELDYTTKKGIVGLGPLNFESRYGMYIHPTLAVTPERLALGLLDLHTFVREPGSLGQDKDSRRPLEEKESVRWVDGYARVNALAEELSDTRLTYVADREGDIYDLFVEAPIPENSADWLVRVQHRDRCLADGRKLNEALDAAPVLTEITFERPATKGAKARQVTQEIKVVRVTLKAPWRPDRTLPDVTVTALLATEVNPPAGEEPLNWLLLTNLAVQSAQEAIETLSWYLCRWQVEIFFRILKSGCRIEELQLETRERLEPALALYMIIAWRVLYLTMLGRECPELPCDAVFAEEEWKAVYLVTQKQAPPEQPPSLDTMVRMVASLGGFLNRKSDGFPGPKTLWIGLQRIPDFVMALEAYRSVRDSYG, from the coding sequence ATGATCGCGCTGGCCTCTGAACTGCAGGACATCTCTCTGGGCGACAAGCGCCTGAATCATCGCGCCCAACAGGTGCTTGAAACCCTCGGCGCCAAGCCGACACAAAGTATTCCCGGGGCTTGCAACGGTTGGTATGAGACCCGGGCCGCCTATCGCTTTTTCGATCATCCCACGGTCACCGCCGAGCAGATCCTCGCACCCCATTTTGCTTGTACCGAAGAACGTCTGCGCGAGCATCCGCGGGTGCTGTGTATCCAAGATACCAGCGAGCTGGACTATACAACCAAAAAAGGCATTGTCGGTCTTGGGCCACTGAACTTTGAGAGCCGCTATGGGATGTACATCCATCCCACCTTGGCGGTCACGCCCGAGCGCCTCGCGCTGGGGCTGCTGGATTTGCACACTTTTGTGCGCGAGCCCGGTAGCCTGGGCCAGGACAAAGACTCGCGCCGCCCACTGGAGGAGAAAGAAAGCGTGCGCTGGGTCGATGGCTACGCGCGCGTCAATGCGCTGGCCGAGGAACTGAGCGACACGCGCTTGACCTATGTTGCCGATCGCGAGGGCGACATCTACGACCTGTTTGTTGAAGCGCCCATCCCCGAGAACAGCGCCGATTGGCTGGTACGGGTGCAGCATCGCGACCGCTGCTTGGCCGATGGCAGAAAGCTCAATGAGGCCCTGGACGCCGCCCCGGTGCTCACCGAGATCACCTTCGAGCGTCCCGCCACCAAGGGGGCCAAAGCACGCCAGGTCACGCAGGAGATCAAGGTGGTGCGCGTGACCCTGAAGGCACCCTGGCGCCCGGATCGCACCTTGCCCGATGTCACGGTCACGGCTTTGCTGGCCACCGAGGTCAATCCGCCCGCCGGCGAGGAGCCACTCAACTGGCTGTTGCTGACCAATCTGGCGGTGCAGAGCGCCCAAGAGGCCATCGAGACGCTCTCCTGGTATCTTTGCAGGTGGCAAGTGGAAATTTTTTTCCGGATCTTAAAAAGTGGCTGCCGCATCGAGGAGCTGCAGCTCGAGACGCGCGAGCGCCTGGAGCCGGCGCTCGCTTTGTACATGATCATCGCGTGGCGGGTGCTGTACCTGACCATGCTCGGGCGCGAGTGCCCGGAGTTGCCTTGCGATGCGGTCTTTGCCGAGGAGGAATGGAAGGCGGTCTATCTGGTCACCCAGAAACAAGCGCCACCCGAGCAGCCGCCCTCGCTCGATACCATGGTGCGCATGGTCGCCTCCCTGGGCGGCTTTCTCAACCGCAAATCCGATGGGTTCCCGGGACCGAAGACGCTCTGGATTGGGTTGCAGCGCATCCCCGATTTTGTCATGGCGCTGGAGGCTTACCGCAGCGTCAGGGATAGTTATGGGTAA